Proteins encoded by one window of Xylanibacillus composti:
- a CDS encoding EndoU domain-containing protein, whose protein sequence is DNYEGDITNPLTLNLYTYVHNNPLIFIDPTGHKAACTSESACMQLSERIRAMQETFASNLANGSYQSIDDMVPDFAKIVAAQDGYYDELDEDEHFIYFKLAQIKLFGAEEAGFQLSQAEIATLAAGGFGLGRYISNKAVNLPSHKKINIDIDHIISGHTKNGARAIQSGTKDLFPDHMTHSQIEKAVKGAYRNSSKIQTQGERVLVQGKSNGLTIEMWVNTRSKTIETAYPIFK, encoded by the coding sequence AAGATAATTATGAGGGGGACATCACAAACCCTTTAACTCTCAATCTGTACACTTACGTTCACAATAACCCGCTGATCTTCATTGACCCAACGGGGCACAAAGCGGCTTGTACTTCAGAAAGTGCATGTATGCAGCTTTCCGAAAGAATAAGAGCAATGCAAGAGACTTTTGCATCTAATTTAGCAAATGGCAGTTATCAATCCATAGATGATATGGTGCCAGATTTTGCGAAGATTGTTGCTGCCCAAGATGGTTATTATGACGAGCTAGATGAAGATGAGCATTTCATATACTTCAAGCTCGCACAAATCAAACTATTCGGTGCTGAAGAAGCAGGCTTTCAACTTAGCCAAGCAGAGATAGCGACACTGGCGGCAGGCGGGTTTGGCTTGGGCCGATACATTAGCAACAAGGCAGTCAACCTACCTTCACACAAGAAAATCAATATAGACATTGACCATATCATTTCGGGCCATACCAAGAACGGTGCGCGGGCAATACAAAGCGGAACGAAGGACTTGTTCCCCGATCATATGACTCATTCTCAAATTGAGAAAGCCGTTAAAGGTGCCTATAGAAATTCAAGTAAGATTCAAACACAAGGAGAGCGTGTTCTAGTTCAAGGGAAATCGAACGGACTTACAATAGAAATGTGGGTGAA